A section of the Vigna radiata var. radiata cultivar VC1973A unplaced genomic scaffold, Vradiata_ver6 scaffold_178, whole genome shotgun sequence genome encodes:
- the LOC106780381 gene encoding 2-hydroxyisoflavanone synthase — protein sequence MLLEITIGLLVLALFLHLRPTPTAKSKALRHLPNPPSPKPRLPFIGHLHLLKDKLLHYALIDLSKKYGPLYSLYFGSMPTVVASSPELFKLFLQTHEAASFNTRFQTSAIRRLTYDNSVAMVPFGPYWKFIRKLIMNDLLNATTVNKLRPLRTQQIRKFLKVMAQSAQAQQPLNVTEELLKWTNSTISMMMLGEAEEIRDIAREVLKIFGEYSLTDFIWPLKKLKFGQYEKRIDEIFNKFDPVIERVIKKRREIMRRRKNGEVVEEEQSGVFLDTLLEFAEDETMEIKITKEQIKGLVVDFFSAGTDSTAVATEWALAELINNPRVLQKAREEVYSVVGNDRLVDEVDTQNLPYIRAIVKETFRMHPPLPVVKRKCVEECEIDGYVIPEGALILFNVWAVGRDPKYWDRPLEFRPERFLETGAEGEAGPLDLRGQHFTLLPFGSGRRMCPGVNLATSGMATLLASVIQCFDLQVLGPQGQILKGNDAKVSMEERGGLTVPRAHNLECVPVARTSVAAKLLS from the exons ATGTTGCTCGAAATTACAATTGGTTTGCTGGTGCTGGCTTTGTTTTTGCACTTGCGGCCCACACCCACTGCTAAATCAAAGGCCCTTCGCCACCTTCCCAACCCCCCCAGTCCAAAGCCTCGTCTTCCATTCATTGGTCACCTTCACCTTCTAAAGGACAAACTTCTCCACTATGCTCTCATAGATTTATCGAAAAAGTACGGCCCTTTGTATTCTCTCTACTTTGGGTCTATGCCAACCGTTGTTGCCTCCTCCCCTGAGTTGTTCAAACTCTTCCTTCAAACCCACGAGGCTGCTTCCTTCAACACAAGATTCCAAACCTCTGCCATAAGGCGCCTCACTTATGACAACTCAGTGGCCATGGTTCCCTTTGGACCTTACTGGAAGTTCATCAGGAAGCTCATCATGAACGACCTTCTCAACGCCACCACCGTCAACAAGTTGAGGCCCCTGAGGACCCAACAGATCCGCAAGTTCCTCAAGGTGATGGCCCAAAGCGCACAGGCTCAACAGCCCCTTAACGTCACCGAGGAGCTTCTCAAGTGGACCAACAGCACTATCTCCATGATGATGTTGGGTGAGGCTGAAGAGATTAGAGATATTGCTCGTGAGGTGCTTAAGATTTTCGGGGAGTACAGTCTCACTGATTTCATCTGGCCATTGAAGAAGCTCAAGTTTGGACAGTACGAGAAGAGAATCGATGAAATATTCAACAAGTTCGACCCTGTCATTGAGAGGGTTATTAAGAAGCGCCGAGAGATCATGAGAAGGAGAAAGAACGGAGAAGTCGTTGAGGAAGAGCAGAGCGGAGTTTTCCTCGACACTTTGCTTGAATTCGCTGAGGACGAGACCATGGAAATCAAAATTACCAAGGAGCAGATCAAGGGTCTTGTTGTC GACTTCTTCTCAGCAGGGACAGATTCCACAGCTGTGGCAACTGAGTGGGCTTTGGCAGAGCTGATCAACAACCCTAGGGTGTTGCAGAAGGCTCGGGAGGAGGTATACAGTGTTGTGGGAAACGATAGACTGGTTGATGAAGTTGATACTCAAAATCTTCCTTACATCAGGGCGATTGTGAAGGAGACATTCCGCATGCACCCACCACTCCCTGTGGTAAAGAGAAAGTGTGTGGAAGAGTGTGAAATTGACGGGTATGTGATCCCAGAGGGAGCATTGATACTTTTCAATGTGTGGGCTGTAGGAAGAGACCCTAAATACTGGGACAGACCATTGGAGTTTCGTCCTGAGAGATTCTTGGAAACTGGAGCTGAAGGAGAAGCTGGGCCTCTTGATCTTAGGGGCCAACATTTCACACTTCTCCCATTTGGGTCAGGGAGAAGAATGTGCCCCGGAGTGAATTTGGCTACTTCAGGTATGGCAACACTTCTTGCATCTGTTATCCAGTGCTTTGACCTGCAAGTGTTGGGTCCACAAGGACAAATATTGAAAGGCAATGACGCCAAAGTGAGCATGGAAGAGAGAGGTGGACTCACGGTTCCAAGGGCACATAATCTGGAGTGTGTTCCAGTTGCAAGGACAAGCGTTGCAGCTAAACTCCTTTCCTAG